The following DNA comes from Cervus elaphus chromosome 8, mCerEla1.1, whole genome shotgun sequence.
CATCCTCATTTCCTGCCCGAAGCTTTACTTCCGGCTTCCCTCAGGCCTCGTGGTATTGTTACCAAAAGCAAACTCCTGTGCCTGAcgtacagtgaggccaaacaataccaaaatgtcagagtttggaacagagaaaggtttattgcaggaccATGGAAGGAGACGGGTGGCTCATGGCCCCCAAACGTCAAATTCCccgaagggtttcagcaaagcatttttaaaggctgcATAAGGGAGAGGGGGTCCCAGGGTATGTGATCGGCTCGTGAACAATTCGGTAGATGGTGAGGTGACAGGGCAGTGTCACTGGTTAACGGACTCAGTCCTCAGGCTCCAGGAGGTCTGCGGGCTACCTGCTCACGGTCACCAAGTAGTTAGCATCTTCATTTGGTGGGGGTTTTAAAATCTATGAAACAGCTCAGGAGATGTGCATCAGATACTGTTCAGAGAGGAGCTCAAGCACGGTTACAGCATCCTTTCAAACCTCGGCTCCATCTCCTGTGCAGTTACTGCCGGTTTTTCCTCACGCTCTCACGCTCCACGCAGAGACCTCCCCTTTTCTTGCCCACCACTGGGACTCGGGCAGGACTGCAGGCCCTTGGTCGCCCTTGGGTCAGGTGGGCACGCTTAGTCCTGGCAGCTCTGGGCAAGGGCAGGGCTATACCCAGCGGGCAGTCCTGCGGCCCTGGCAGGGCGTCCCGAGGGTAGCCTCTGTGTCTGAGCAGGGCGGTGGGCTGGGGCTCCCGGAGCGGCAGAGGTCCGGGCAGCGCATCTGACACGCGGGGGAATCTCTTCTACAAATGGCCTCCGTGTCAGCTTACTCAAAGGCTGACTGAGCTCATGCCGGTGTTATGCTGGGGCCTGGATCAGGGAGATTCTGGGTCCTATTAACCACCTTACAGGCCTGTTACCACTCTCTGCCCCGTTTGCATTTGAGCCTGAGCCCAGAGAAGCTGGGCAGTGTGGCCAAGGACTTGGAGTGGCAGGCGTGGGGCTCAACCCCAGGAGCCACTTCCAGGGCCTCCCGCCCCGTGCTCTGCCTCATGGGACAGACGGACGGTGGATGGACGGGTGGGTCAGCAGTGTGATGGGTCATCGCGGGTTTCCCTTCCAGCACCCTGCTCTGCACCTGGCACACACTTGGTATAAATACGGGTGGAGATGAGTGTCAGTGTTGATTGTGGCCTCAGACTGTTGTATTCCCAAGTGTCATATCTGCTGCTGCCCTCCCATTTGTCCCACCTGACTGAGACAGAAGACCCAAGGGAGGTCACAGGCAGCTGGCCCCGCACCCCAACATCATTCGGGTCTTCCGAGCCTTCACCTCGACGGTGCCGCTGCTGCCAGGGGCCCTGGTCGACTACCCGGACGTGCTGCCCCCGCGTCTTCACCCCGAAGGCCTGGGCCACGGGCGGACTCTCTTCCTCGTCATGAAGAAGTGAGTGGCGGGACCTGGAGTGAGTGGGAGCTGGTCACAGGAAGGAGGACCCTCTCTCTTTGGGAGACAAGGGCAAGCTGAGGGCGTATGTCTGCCCTGGAGCGCAGTTTCCCTTTGGGACGGCCTTTCAGGAAAACAGAAGTGCATGTTCAGTTGGGTCATCCCTTCCATCTAGTGCTCTTAGTACCTTTGACTATCGCCCCCTCTGTGCTCACCTTTCtcctgcttatttttttaaacatagactcttctcctttcctcctcctctgtgccTCTGGCATTGCTATGTGAGTGTTTTATGGAAACGAGCAGCTAGCTGTCCTGTGACTTCTAGCGTGTGAGGCCCCAGCTCTTACTTCCTAATTCCAGGACGGTGGATAGAAACAGAAAGGCTACTTAGGGAGAGAAGGAACCAGAAGAAAGGCTGTCACCCTAAGAGGAAGTAAGGTGCTCGGGGTGCGTGGCGCGCGGTAACTGGTGCCCTGTCGCGCTCCCCACCAGCTACCCCTGTACCCTGCGCCAGTACCTCCGCGGGAACACCCCGAGCCCCCGCCTGGCCGCGGTGATGATTCTGCAGCTCCTGGAAGGGGTGCATCACCTGGTCCAGCAGGGCGTCGCACACAGGGACCTGAAGTCTGACAACATCCTTGTGGAACTGGATGCCGGTAGGTGCTCCACCCtctctccttcaggatggagaCTCTTTGTTTTGGTCTTTGTATTGTAAGAATATTTTCAGTGAGTACTGCTTGAATGTCAGCCCAACTGCCTCTGGCAATGAGCTCCCCATCATTGGAAGCATTCAAGCAAAGCTGGGTGGCTACTTGCCTGGGGGTTCTGTAAAGGAGAgtcattgttttgttgttgtttagtcgctaactcCTGtcagactgtttgcaaccccttggactgtagcccacgaggctcctccgtccatgggatttccccggcaagaatactggagtgtgttgccttttccttctccagtggatcttcttgacccagagatcaaacttgtgtccctgcAACACAGGAGGATTCTTATTTGGTCAATTTTGAACTAAAAGACTCAAGATAATTAAATATGCAATTAAATTCTAGAGGAACTGGCTTTTAAAGGAAGTCTGCATGAATCCCTTTCCAGATAACTAACTGATAATGCACTGATTTTGTCCAGTTCTTGGCTAGGGGACCTGGATTTCCTGGAGGCACGTCCCTATCTGTGTTGCTGGTCCCGCTCAGCTCTCTGCGAGTGGGCAGCTTCCGGGCCCTGCTGGCCTGTGCTCCTGGGTCAGCGTGTCCTGATAGtggcttttgttgttcagtcgctcagtcagcaggtccgactctttgtgaccccacggactgcaacacaccgggcctctctgtccatcaccaactcccagagtttactcaaagtcatgtccattgagtcggtgatgccatccaaccatctcatcctctgtcgtccccttctccccctgccttcagtctttcccagcatcagggtcttttccaaggagtcagttctttgcatcaggtggccaaagtattggagtttcagcttcagcatcagtccttccaatgagtattcaggattgatttcctttaagatggactggttggatctccttgcagtccaagggactctcatgagtcctctccaacaccacagttcaaaaacatcaattctttggcactcagccctctttatggtccaactctcacacccatacatgaccactggaaaagccacagcctgactagatggacctttgttggcaaagtaatgtctctgctttttaatatgctgtctaggtttgtcacagctgtccttccaaggagcaagcgtcttttaatttcatggctgcagtcaccgtctgcagtgattctgaagcccaagaaaataaagcctgtcacggtttccattgtttccccatctgtttgcacgaagtgatgtgactggatgccatgatcttagttttctgaatgttgagctttaagccaactttttcactgtcctctttcactttcatcaagaggctctttagttcttctttgctttctgccataacggtggtgtcatctgcatatctgaggttattgatgtttcttctaacagtcttgattccagcttgtgcttcatccagcttggcatttcacatgatgtactctgcacatgagTTAAATCAGCACAGTGACAagatatagccttgatgtactcctctcccagttttgaatcactctgttgttccatgtctggttttaactgttgcttcttgacctgcatacaggtttctcaggaggcaggtcaggtggtctggaattcccatctgttgaagaattttccatagtttgttgtgatccccacagttgaaggctttagtgtagtcaatgaagcagaagcagatgtttttctggaatcctcttgctttctctatgatccaacagatgttggcaatttgatctctggttcttctgccttttctaaatccagcttgaacatctggaagttctcagttcacttactgttggagcctcacttggagaattttagcattacattgctagcatgtgaagtgagcgcagttgtgcagtagtttgttcCTGGGTCAGCATGTCCTGAGGGTGGCTTTAGTGGAAGTATAGGAGGGCCTCGAggtgcagggaggggaggagactcGGCCTCTCACCTCCGCACTTCTCCCCACAGACGGCTGCCCCTGGCTGGTGATCACAGACTTTGGCTGCTGCCTGGCTGATGAGCGAGTCGGCCTGCAGTTGCCTTTCACCAGCTGGTACGTGGACCGCGGCGGAAACGGCTGCCTGATGGCTCCCGAGGTGAGTCCTGCGGGGCGTGTCATGTGCCACCAGCAGCGCCTCCCCCCAGGTTTCCTCCCTGTTTACTCAACACCTCAGGCTTTTCTGACCCATAATTTATCAGAAGTCCCTTCCCTGCCTTTTTGCCTAGAACTGACGCCCCAGGAGAGATGAGTTTTGTCAGCCTGAAGTAGGCAGCCTGAGCACATTTTCTTGTATCTGAGCTACAGTTCATTCCAATTCTGGGTTCCTTGGGACACAGTCCAGACTAGTCTGCAAATCAGGTGCCGTGCAGGAGCACGGATAGGTTTCAAGTAGCAGCAGCGTGATTGCTCACTTGTTGCTTTCCAAGCAGGTGTCCACGGCCTGCCCCGGCCCCAGGGCAGTGATCGACTACAGCAAGGCCGACACCTGGGCAGTGGGCGCGCTCGCCTACGAAATCTTCGGGCTCCCCAATCCCTTTTACGGCCAGGGCAGGGCCCACCTTGAAAGCCGAAGTTACCAGGAGGCTCAGCTGCCAGCACTGCCCGAGCGGGTGCCGTGGGATGTGAGGTGCCTGGTGAGGTCGCTGCTGCAGCGGGAGGCCTACAAGGTGAGGCGGTGCAGACCTACAGGGGGCTTGTGGATGGGAACCTCACGTCGCGTTCCAGAGTaaagggcagggctgggcaggcactggagtgaaaactggctcctctgtcttacAGAGGCGATGGCCATGGACAGGAGAACACACAACAGGCTGGAATATAGATGGGAGCAGGGGAGCTGGCCACCAAGTTCGGAGTCAGGATTCTAGCAGTCAGCTCCTCTTGGCTTTAGTTGCTTAAAGGTACTCAGAGGGAAAGAGATGCAGTCTTAAGACATGTTTAATGACAATGTAGAATCAGCTGAGATCTAACCAGACAGGTAGGATGAACTCTCCTAAGGGATCTGGACATTTTGAAATTACTCCAAAGGCTAACATATTTGAAACCTTAATAGGAGTGGCAGGGCCAGCGCGGGTGGCATGTGGAGTGGAAATGGACGGACagatcagggctcaaacccacccCACTACTTGCCCCTCACCGTGTGCAGCAGACTGCCACATAGTATGCACTGCCGTCATAAAGTTAGGACAGCTCCCCTCACCCAACACAGCTCCTGGGCCTTCCAAAGGCCCAGGAGGGAcctccctgacagtccagtgctGGCCTCCCAAGATTCcagtgcagggcacacaggttcaatccctggttggggaattaagatcacaTATGCCATGCTGCATGGGGAAAaaatcctaattaaaaaaaaggccCAGGATGGGGAGGCTATTCCAACaatgtcccctccccctcccccaccccaaatcttGTACCCCTGGGAAAGCCTGGGGCGTGGGTAGAATCGGCCAGTGTGTGTGCAGGGTACTGCAGGAGGAGGGTGAAGAACACGCTCGGGGCCAGAGAGGGAAGACCCTGACACAGGCCGTGCTAACAAAGCAGGCTGCGGGTGAAGACGGTCAGAGGTGTTCTCAGCTCCGGCTCCCCTTCCGTTACAGAGGCCATCCGCCCGAGTGGCTGCTAACGTGCTTCATTTAAGCCTTTGGGGTGAACACACGCTCGCCCCGAAGAACCTGAAACTAGACAAGATGATCAGCTGGCTCCTCCAGCAGTCGGCTGCCACTCTGCTGGCCAACAGGCTGACGGAGAAGAACTGTgtggaaacaaaaatgaagatgCTATTTCTGGCCAACCTGGAGTATGAAGCGCTGAGCCAGGCGGCCCTCCTCCTCGACTCCTGGAGGGCCGCCCCGAGACAGCTGCTGTAGCTGGTGAATTACTAAAAGAAGTTTCCAGTATCTGTGTTGTGATGGTCTGTGAATGCTGAGCGAGTGCCCCCTGGGTGAGGGGACGGGGGAGTCAGAAGCAAAGATGGCACGGGGAGGGCGAGTCAGCGAAGAGAAGGCCTCGGGTCTGGCAGACGGAAGGAGCAGCTCGAGGTCGCGCTTTAGCCGCTAACGCGTTCTGGCTGTGTGATTGTgtctagctgtgtgattttgtcTAGCTGTGTGTGATTTTGTCTAGCTGTGTGATTGTGTCTAGCTGTGTGATTGTGTCTAGCTGTGTGATTGTgtctagctgtgtgattttgtcTAGCTGTGTGATTGTGTCTGGCTGTGTGATTCTGACACATTGTCCAAGTTCTCTTACCTGTGAAATGAAGACGCTGCTCTTGAtagaggtcagcaaactttttctgtcaaGGGCCAGTGCTCAGGCTGTCCCAGCTACTCAGCTCTGCCATCGTGGTGCTAAGGCAGCCTTCAATGTGTGAACAAGTTCAGCTTCACTTAGGGACCCTGAGATTTGGAATTTCGTGTGTCACTaaacattcttaattttttcaacCACTTAAAAGGTAAAAACCATTTTTAGCTTGCAGGCCTACAAAAATCAGGCAGCAAGCCAGACCGGCCCACAGACCA
Coding sequences within:
- the PINK1 gene encoding serine/threonine-protein kinase PINK1, mitochondrial isoform X1, producing MVVRQALGRGLQLGRALLLRFTAKPGAAYGWGRPERPGPAAGWGRGERPGPAAGPGTEPGKLGLGLPSRYRFFRQSVAGLAERLQRQFVVRARGGAGPCGRAVFLAFGLGLGLIEEKQAEGRRAASACEEIQAIFTQKNKLLPDPLDTRRWQGFRLEEYLIGQSIGKGCSAAVYEATMPVLPRGLEEAERLGQLLPGKGPEILPRGEEEAPAPPPRAPAFPLAIKMMWNISAGSSSEAIFSTMSQELVPASPVALAGEYGAISHRRPKGGHRQLAPHPNIIRVFRAFTSTVPLLPGALVDYPDVLPPRLHPEGLGHGRTLFLVMKNYPCTLRQYLRGNTPSPRLAAVMILQLLEGVHHLVQQGVAHRDLKSDNILVELDADGCPWLVITDFGCCLADERVGLQLPFTSWYVDRGGNGCLMAPEVSTACPGPRAVIDYSKADTWAVGALAYEIFGLPNPFYGQGRAHLESRSYQEAQLPALPERVPWDVRCLVRSLLQREAYKRPSARVAANVLHLSLWGEHTLAPKNLKLDKMISWLLQQSAATLLANRLTEKNCVETKMKMLFLANLEYEALSQAALLLDSWRAAPRQLL
- the PINK1 gene encoding serine/threonine-protein kinase PINK1, mitochondrial isoform X2: MVVRQALGRGLQLGRALLLRFTAKPGAAYGWGRPERPGPAAGWGRGERPGPAAGPGTEPGKLGLGLPSRYRFFRQSVAGLAERLQRQFVVRARGGAGPCGRAVFLAFGLGLGLIEEKQAEGRRAASACEEIQAIFTQKNKLLPDPLDTRRWQGFRLEEYLIGQSIGKGCSAAVYEATMPVLPRGLEEAERLGQLLPGKGPEILPRGEEEAPAPPPRAPAFPLAIKMMWNISAGSSSEAIFSTMSQELVPASPVALAGEYGAISHRRPKGGHRQLAPHPNIIRVFRAFTSTVPLLPGALVDYPDVLPPRLHPEGLGHGRTLFLVMKNYPCTLRQYLRGNTPSPRLAAVMILQLLEGVHHLVQQGVAHRDLKSDNILVELDADGCPWLVITDFGCCLADERVGLQLPFTSWYVDRGGNGCLMAPEVSTACPGPRAVIDYSKADTWAVGALAYEIFGLPNPFYGQGRAHLESRSYQEAQLPALPERVPWDVRCLVRSLLQREAYKRRWPWTGEHTTGWNIDGSRGAGHQVRSQDSSSQLLLALVA